The segment CCGCGGGCCTGCTTCAGTTTCCCTTCGCATCTAAACAGGGCCAGCACCCGCCGCTCCCCATTTCCTCCAATTCAGGGggtcccatcccactcctctttgTGGTCTCTTTTCACCAGCTGCCCGCCTGCCGCCATGCTGCCCCTGCGCCTATGCCGGCTGTGGCCCCTCAACCCTCCCCTTTGGTTCTTCGCAGCGGCCGCCCGGCAGCGGTGAGTCGGGCCCCCGGGATCCGGCCCGGTCGTTCAGTAGGTTCTTGTTGCTGGCCTGCCCAATTCTAGGCGCTGCGCTAGGTGCTGGGATAGCTCTGTGTCAGGCGCCTTACAGATTTGTCGGGTTACTCTCACCTTCACTGCTGAAGACACAGTATCAGAGATTAAGGAATAACCCCCAGGGTCATACAGATATAAAATTTGAACCCAAGTCAAACCCAGTGCCCTTCCTACAACTCAGGTGGTTGTTAAGCATCACCGTGCATAACACAGGAGGGCTGCGGGGGGCggcgtggtggtggtgggggggtgctTACAAAattgcagattcctgggccctacTTGGAGATTCTGATTTGCAGGACTGAGGTGGGGctcaataattttcttttttttcttttgggcgCACTGaagggcatgcgggatcttagttcccctgaccagggatggaactcaggctcCTTGAGGTGGAAGCCctgagtcttagctactggaccgccagggaagtcccaagaatttattttaaaaaacatgatcaaaaccaaaaccaaaatataattttcaggTGTTTCTGATGCAAGGAGTCTGAAAACTACACTTGGAGACATTTTGATCTGCCCCATACCTGAAACACTCAAAAAGGGAGGGATGATTTACAGAGATTATCCTTGGTACCTGGCTCAACCCTGAGCACCAGGATGCTGAGTCAAAGGGTGGCCCAAGTGGGTAGGGAAGGGGTATCCCTGTGTCTTCCTTAGCCCTGGCAGGATTGGGCCTCTCTCCACAGGTCTGGCCCCAGTAACTACTATGAACTCTTGGGGGTGCAGCCTGGTGCCAGCACTGAAGAAGTTAAACGAGCTTTCTTCTCCAAGTCCAAAGAGGTACCAGTGGTTTTAAGCGGAGAGGGGGAAGGGAAGTCTGAGCCAGATGGGGTATGCTTCAAATTCTCAGAAATGGAGCTGAGAAGCTCACTCTGGCTGGTGCACATTCCCTCAGCATTCACAGGTTGGGGGAGGTGCCCCATGGGGAGAGATCTGCCCATATAGGAGGAAAGGCTAGGGGGCAGGAGCCAGGCCTGTCTGATGGGCTGGGCTTGGTTCTCTTGGCCTGCCTGCTCTTGAGAAAGCTGGATCCAGGACTTACAGTGAGAGCCAGGCAGCAGGTGGGAAGGACTTACACAAGGGGAGGAGGCAGAAGTCTGTGCTTCCTGACTCTGTGGTGGTTTACAGGGATGGGCAGGCCTGAGAGTGAGGGTCACTCCCCAGGAAGGGCCTCTGGGAATGACATGAGCCCTTGGCGATGGACATTATCAGGATGGGTCCCGGGAAGGGGCATGGAAAGGGAGATGAGGGGAGTCTTGCTCCACCCCAGCTGCACCCTGACCGGGACCCCGGGAACCCAGCCCTGCACAGTCGCTTTGTGGAGCTGAGTGAAGCATACCAAGTGCTGAGCCGTGAGCAGAGTCGCCGCAGCTATGACCACCAGCTCCGCTCGGCAGCTTCCCCAAAGTCTCCAGGAACCACAGCCCACCCCAGGTCTGCTCACCAGGCACACAGGTACAGTAGTCCAGACCCCAGCTCATGGGTCCCGGGACGGGGCCTGAAAAGGGAGATGAGGGGAGTGGAGGGGTGAGACAAGGCTGGGGAGCAGGAGCCAGGAGGCCTGTCTGGATGGGCTCATCCTTACACTGTCCCTTCTTCTTCCTCCAAGCAGTTCTGGGGCACCCCCCAATGAAAAATACTGGGCCCAGTTTCATAAAGTGAGGCCTCAGGGGCCAGAGTccaggcagcagcagcacaaacacAACCGGCGAGTGCTGGGGTACTGCCTCCTGATCATGCTGGCCGGCATGGGCCTGCACTACGTCGCCTTCAGGTGCGTGTCTCCCTAGGGCGAtgggcagggggcaggagggTGGGCGAAGCCCAGCGTCAGGCACCTAACCACGCCACCCCTGTGACCTGCACCCTTGTGTGTCCCAAGCTAAGAACTGCATGAAATTGGTCTCCTCCAGAGCCCCTTCTGACTTGGCAAAGGCAGCTGTGCACTAAGAGCTCATGTCATTTCAGTTTTTTAtcatttgaatttaaatttttggTGCTAATCACCAGAGTGCTGGAGCCAACCAGAAAGCCTGCACAAGAAGGAAATGGGTCAAGCTGGGCCTTACCAGCAACTGCCCTCATTCATTCCTGCCACCCTCTCGTGCATGCCATGCCACTGAGCTTCAACAGTAGAGACACCTAAAGGCTGGTGCCCACTGCTAGCAGTGTGCCTAGTTCAGTGATCGAGTTAGAACAAACCTTTCTAGTCTCTTTCAAGGATCTCTCTGACATTCAGAGCTGCTGTCATGACAGTCAGGGACCTGGGTCGCCATGAGACCCTGGACAAGTCCCGACCACTCTATGTCTCCTCACCTAGCACTGGCAGTTCGGCTGCGGTCCCCACAGGTGTAAAGCTGTGAGACCCTGGAGTGGAGGGGAGGGAAGTGAGACTTGGGGGACAGCAGAGATTGGCGGTCCCAGTGTTCTTTGTAACCCCTTTGCAGGAAGCTGGAGCAGTTGCATCGTAGCTTCATGGATGAGAAGGATCGAATCATCACAGCCATTTACAACGACACTCGGGCCCGGGCCAGGTCTGTCCCAGCTCTTTCCTGCCCTCCCTTCCCTGTGCCGGCACCACCTCCCAGGATCCCAGTCCCGACCACCCAGGTGCTCTCCCTGCAGGGCCAACAGAGCCAGGCTCCTGCAGGAGCAGCGGCAGAGGCagcagctgcagtcaccacccgGGCCGCCCCAAGGCCCCGGGATCGTGCGCCCAGGCCCCTGAGTGGCTCACCTTGGAGAGCTCTCCTTGGATGGGGCCTGCAAGGTGCCCCCTTCTGGGACGCCCCACGCCCCAAAACGCGTGCAATAAAGTGATTCTCAGAGCTCTCGTCTGGCTCCCTCCTACAGGCCCagcgccccccgccccggccccgccctccAGGCTTTGGTGGCGGCAACCCGGGAGTCCGGCCCCCTGGGCGGTGCGTCCCCTTTCCCCTGCAGCGGCgggaggggggtgtgtgtgtgggtgtgtgtatgtgtgtgtgtgtgggtgggtgtgtgtgtgtgtagggggcgGGCCCCGCCGGCGGCCtcgccccccctcccccgccccgcccccgccccgcggcCCGGTGGGGAGCGCGTGTCTGGGTCACATGAGCCGCCCGCCCGCCAGCCCGGGCCcggccccccgccgcccccgccgtcCCCGCCGTCCCCGCCGTCCGCCGCCACCACCGGCCGCCCGCCCGCTCGGCTCCTTcggccgccgctgccgccgctgcGTTGCGTTGCGCTGCCTGCGCCCAGGGCTCGGGAGGGGGCCGCGGAGGAGCCGCCCCCCGCACCCGGTCCCCGCCCGCCGCGCCCGGGCCCGCGCCATGGGGCTCTGGCTGCCGCCGccccccgcgccgcccggctAGGGCGATGCGGGCGCCCCCGGCGCGCGGCCCCCGCGGGCACCATGAGCCCCCTGCTCCGCCGCTTGCTGCTCGCCGTGCTCCTGCAGCTGGCCCCCGCCCAGGTACGTGCGTCCGAGACATCCCGCCCGCGCGCCGTGCCCTCTCTCAAGGTTGGCGGAAGTAGGAAGGCGCGGGTTCTTGGGGATCCACGGCGGCGTCTCGGGAGCCCAGCCCGGGCATCCCCCGGGAGGAGTCCTTCCTCGCCCGCCCGCCAGACTCCCGGGCcactcccccgccccaccccgtcCCCTGGGCGcagccgggggcggggccgcctCGGTGCCTGGCGGACGCGGTTCGGCGCCCACTGTGCCCCTTCCTGATCTGGGGCCTGGAGAACTAGCCCGGACTCCAGGCTTGGAGATTCGAGGCTGCTGCCAGAGCGGGCCTGGCGGGTAGTAGCCGGGGCAGGTCCCAGGTGGCGTGGAGAGGACAGGTAAAGCTAGAGTGACCCCAGGAACAGAGCAGTTTGGAAAACTGTCAGAGGGGAGTTGAAGCCTCCTGACTGCAAGGGCAGAGCCCTGGGGAGAAAGACATTGCCAAGCCCTTCCTGGAGTGCATCTTGGTCCAGATTTCTTCTCTCCTACAGGCCCCCGTCTCCCAGCCTGATGCCCCTGGTCACCAGAAGAAAGGTAATAGTAACAGAACTTTGCACCAGCCGGCGCTCAGAACATTTGCTTCCAGCCCTGATTGCAGACTCCATGTATTTCTCATCTTGTGTAATCACAGCCTCTCTGTAAGATGCAAACTCTTTAATtctgcccatttcacagaagagcaGATTGAGGCAGTGGGATGCCTGGCATCTGGATGAACAGGGCAAGGAAGACAGATTGGGTGGGCAGAAGCGGGGGCTAGTGGAGGGTAGCTGTGACGGGGGAACTAAGAACAGCTTCTGGacgcagggacagaggagccagggggcAGCTGCAGGAAACTCTGGGGGACTTAACCCTTACTCATCTGCCCCTAGTGGTGTCATGGATAGACGTGTATGCTCGTGCCACCTGCCAGCCGCGGGAGGTGGTGGTGCCCCTGAACATGGAGCTCATGGGCACTGTGGCCAAGCAACTGGTGCCCAGCTGCGTGACAGTGCAGCGCTGTGGCGGCTGCTGCCCTGACGATGGCCTGGAGTGCGTGCCCACTGGGCAGCACCAAGTCCGAATGCA is part of the Bos javanicus breed banteng chromosome 29, ARS-OSU_banteng_1.0, whole genome shotgun sequence genome and harbors:
- the VEGFB gene encoding vascular endothelial growth factor B isoform X2, with translation MSPLLRRLLLAVLLQLAPAQAPVSQPDAPGHQKKVVSWIDVYARATCQPREVVVPLNMELMGTVAKQLVPSCVTVQRCGGCCPDDGLECVPTGQHQVRMQILMIQYPSSQLGEMSLEEHSQCECRPKKRESAVKPDSPRPLCPRCPQRRQRPDPRTCHCRCRRRSFLRCQGRGLELNPDTCRCRKLRR
- the DNAJC4 gene encoding dnaJ homolog subfamily C member 4 isoform X2 is translated as MLPLRLCRLWPLNPPLWFFAAAARQRSGPSNYYELLGVQPGASTEEVKRAFFSKSKELHPDRDPGNPALHSRFVELSEAYQVLSREQSRRSYDHQLRSAASPKSPGTTAHPRSAHQAHSSSGAPPNEKYWAQFHKVRPQGPESRQQQHKHNRRVLGYCLLIMLAGMGLHYVAFRKLEQLHRSFMDEKDRIITAIYNDTRARARANRARLLQEQRQRQQLQSPPGPPQGPGIVRPGP
- the DNAJC4 gene encoding dnaJ homolog subfamily C member 4 isoform X3, encoding MLPLRLCRLWPLNPPLWFFAAAARQRSGPSNYYELLGVQPGASTEEVKRAFFSKSKELHPDRDPGNPALHSRFVELSEAYQVLSREQSRRSYDHQLRSAASPKSPGTTAHPRSAHQAHSSGAPPNEKYWAQFHKVRPQGPESRQQQHKHNRRVLGYCLLIMLAGMGLHYVAFRKLEQLHRSFMDEKDRIITAIYNDTRARARANRARLLQEQRQRQQLQSPPGPPQGPGIVRPGP
- the DNAJC4 gene encoding dnaJ homolog subfamily C member 4 isoform X1, whose protein sequence is MLPLRLCRLWPLNPPLWFFAAAARQRSGPSNYYELLGVQPGASTEEVKRAFFSKSKELHPDRDPGNPALHSRFVELSEAYQVLSREQSRRSYDHQLRSAASPKSPGTTAHPRSAHQAHSSSGAPPNEKYWAQFHKVRPQGPESRQQQHKHNRRVLGYCLLIMLAGMGLHYVAFRAAVMTVRDLGRHETLDKSRPLYVSSPSTGSSAAVPTGVKLKLEQLHRSFMDEKDRIITAIYNDTRARARANRARLLQEQRQRQQLQSPPGPPQGPGIVRPGP